A stretch of Miscanthus floridulus cultivar M001 chromosome 13, ASM1932011v1, whole genome shotgun sequence DNA encodes these proteins:
- the LOC136501354 gene encoding auxin-induced in root cultures protein 12-like: MAASTMPHHLALLLLLLASPAATRLASAACASEKFPAGRAYATCEDLPKLGASLHWTYDASQNSLSVAFVAAPAAPGGWVAWGLNPTGEGMAGTQALVALAGSGSAAPTVRTYNITGYVPLGKASTPLDFPATDLAADAAGSGGKIRVYGKLQLRKGMKAVNQVWQVGASSTGGAPDKHAFQADNLNAKSKLVLAGKAAAEAPSPAPTPEAGGPATSSGGAAGSDSGAASPNAAVAAAGVSAPALLVLALVGFLATV; this comes from the coding sequence atggccgcctccacgaTGCCGCACCACCTcgcgctgctcctgctcctgctggcCTCGCCGGCGGCGACGCGTCTAGCATCCGCCGCCTGCGCGAGCGAGAAGTTCCCAGCGGGGCGAGCGTACGCGACGTGCGAGGACCTCCCGAAGCTGGGCGCGTCGCTGCACTGGACGTACGACGCGTCCCAGAACTCCCTGTCAGTGGCGTTCGTGGCGGCGCCCGCGGCGCCCGGCGGGTGGGTGGCGTGGGGCCTGAACCCGACGGGCGAGGGCATGGCGGGCACGCAGGCGCTGGTGGCGCTGGCGGGGTCCGGGTCCGCGGCGCCCACCGTGCGGACGTACAACATCACGGGGTACGTCCCGCTGGGGAAGGCCTCGACGCCGCTCGACTTCCCGGCCACCGACCTCGCCGCGGACGCCGCGGGCAGTGGGGGCAAGATCCGGGTGTACGGCAAGCTGCAGCTGCGTAAGGGGATGAAGGCCGTGAACCAGGTGTGGCAGGTCGGGGCCTCCTCCACCGGCGGCGCCCCCGACAAGCACGCGTTCCAGGCGGATAACCTCAACGCCAAGAGCAAGCTTGTCCTCGCCGGCAAGGCGGCGGCCGAGGCCCCGTCGCCCGCCCCCACGCCCGAGGCTGGCGGCCCGGCCACGTCGTCCGGTGGTGCCGCCGGCAGCGACAGCGGCGCGGCGTCGCCCAACGCTGCTGTGGCCGCGGCCGGCGTGTCCGCGCCCGCACTCCTCGTGCTCGCGCTGGTGGGTTTCTTGGCGACGGTATGA